One Trichoderma atroviride chromosome 7, complete sequence DNA segment encodes these proteins:
- a CDS encoding uncharacterized protein (TransMembrane:12 (o361-383i395-426o446-472i497-524o536-555i576-602o622-640i647-669o675-694i715-748o760-782i803-826o)~antiSMASH:Cluster_7.3) → MKFSHSIQFNAVPDWSSHYIAYSNLKKLIYQLEKTAYQARAGDAESRPLISTEEPEEVFSKSLGIELEKICSFYSLKEGELLEEVSQLLHDVGEGPSLETSTTLRPTPSDTHSTHARPTSLHSRGSDDDDSATDDDETTGLTRRKSGSRYGRRKTASSIPDMAASSDFGRSRRYSTTIDDYGDQSFLFGSTLYSSAIMLKKRIVALYVQLCELKSYAQLNKTGFSKVLKKFDKILDKELRSSYISTYVDTAYPFKPETKKLLEENIAKMEAAYADVVTAGDLELARKDLRSHLREHVVWERNTVWRDLIGIERRGEAARIGQTLLGQDSGITPKRLQGDDEIGPAETQIKTPIGRIVLPSWLSNSSVLTLFISVLAFFLLLFIPILQNPEQQNCLALLVFVSLLWATETIPLFVTSLLIPFLAVVLRVVREEDPSKPQKRLSSKEATSAIFSAMWSPVIMLLLGGFTLAAALSKCKIDKRLATLILSKAGTQPRTVLIANMFVAAFASMLISNVAAPVLCFSIIEPMLRTLPSDSNMSKAVIIGIALASNIGGMLSPIASPQNVVAMGIMKPEPTWLQWFFIVIPVGIVSLVLIWLLLLVTFQPGKGTSIAPIRPLKEKFSGGQWFVAIVTIITIVLWCTSHTLESIFGDMGVVAIIPIVLFFGIGILTKEDFNNFPWTIIILAAGGLSLGKAVRSSGLLHTLAEIVSREVEGMSLYGVLAVFSSLILVIATFISHTVAALIFLPLVYDVGVAMDQPHPNLLVMGGVLMCSAAMGLPTSGFPNMTAIMKEDATGQRYLSVKHFISRGVPSSLLTLVVVVTLGYGIMEVAGLD, encoded by the exons ATGAAGTTCTCTCATAGCATTCAGTTCAACGCTGTTCCTGATTGGAGCAGCCACTACATTGCGTACAGCAATCTCAAAAAGCT CATATACCAACTCGAAAAGACCGCATATCAAGCGAGAGCCGGCGATGCTGAATCACGACCCCTTATATCAACCGAGGAGCCAGAGGAAGTTTTTAGCAAATCACTAGGCATTGAGCTGGAAAAGATATGCTCCTTCTACTCTCTCAAGGAAGGAGAATTGCTGGAAGAAGTGAGCCAGCTCCTACATGATGTGGGAGAGGGCCCTTCTCTGGAAACATCCACTACCTTGCGCCCAACGCCATCCGATACCCACAGCACTCACGCTCGGCCTACCAGCCTGCATAGCCGTGGctccgacgacgatgacagCGCTaccgacgatgacgaaacCACCGGTCTCACGAGACGCAAAAGCGGCAGTAGATATGGCCGGAGAAAGACTGCGTCCAGTATCCCAGACATGGCTGCATCTTCAGACTTTGGTCGATCCAGGAGATACAGCACCACCATAGATGACTATGGCGAtcaatcttttctcttcggcTCGACGCTGTACTCGTCCGCTATTatgctgaagaagcgcaTAGTAGCCCTCTATGTGCAGCTTTGCGAGCTCAAGTCATACGCACAGCTTAACAAGACCGGCTTTAGCAAGGTTCTCAAGAAATTCGACAAGATTCTCGATAAAGAGCTGCGATCATCCTACATCAGCACCTATGTCGATACGGCATACCCCTTCAAGCCGGAGACTAAGAAGCTGCTCGAAGAAAACATTGCCAAGATGGAAGCCGCTTACGCTGATGTCGTAACCGCTGGCGATCTGGAGCTTGCTAGAAAGGACCTGCGTTCTCACCTCCGAGAGCACGTTGTTTGGGAGCGAAACACTGTATGGAGAGATCTGATTGGTATCGAGCGGCGAGGAGAGGCTGCCAGAATTGGCCAAACCTTGCTGGGACAGGATTCGGGGATCACACCCAAGAGACTACaaggtgatgatgagattggACCAGCAGAAACACAGATCAAAACGCCCATTGGCAGAATCGTTCTGCCCTCGTGGCTGTCCAACAGCTCTGTGCTCACTTTGTTCATATCTGTTCTGGCATTtttcctgctgctgtttaTTCCCATTTTGCAGAACCCTGAGCAGCAGAATTGCCTGGCACTTCTTGTTTTTGTCAGTCTTCTGTGGGCTACTGAG ACTATCCCCTTGTTCGTTACGTCTCTTCTCATCCCCTTCTTGGCCGTCGTTCTCAGAGTGGTTCGTGAAGAAGACCCTAGCAAGCCTCAAAAGCGTCTCTCTTCCAAGGAAGCCACGtcggccatcttctctgcCATGTGGTCACCTGTTATCAtgctcctccttggtggCTTTaccctcgctgctgctctgtcCAAATGCAAGATTGATAAGCGCCTTGCGACGCTCATCTTGAGCAAAGCCGGCACTCAGCCCAGAACTGTGTTGATTGCAAACATGTTTGTCGCTGCCTTTGCGTCTATGCTCATCAGCAACGTGGCTGCTCCCgttctctgcttctccatcattGAG CCTATGCTGCGAACTCTGCCTTCAGACTCGAACATGTCCAAGGCTGTCATCATTGGTATTGCCCTTGCTTCAAATATTGGTGGCATGCTGTCACCAATTGCATCGCCTCAAAACGTCGTAGCCATGGGAATAATGAAGCCAGAGCCTACCTGGCTGCAGTGGTTCTTCATTGTCATTCCCGTTGGCATCGTCTCTCTTGTCCTGATTTGGTTACTTCTGCTGGTCACGTTTCAGCCTGGCAAGGGAACAAGTATCGCACCCATCCGTCCTCTTAAGGAGAAATTTAGCGGTGGTCAGTGGTTTGTAGCAATCGttaccatcatcaccatcgttTTGTGGTGTACCAGCCATACCCTGGAGTCTATATTTGGAGACATGGGTGTTGTAGCCATCATTCCTATtgtgctcttctttggcatcgGCATCTTGACAAAAGAGGATTTCAACAACTTTCCCTGGACAATCATCATCCTGGCTGCGGGCGGTTTGTCGCTCGGTAAGGCTGTCCGATCTTCAGGCCTGCTCCATACCCTTGCCGAGATTGTCTCACGCGAGGTCGAGGGCATGAGCTTATACGGTGTTTTGGCTGTGTTCTCCTCTTTGATTCTCGTCATCGCCACCTTCATCAGCCACACGGTAGCAGCACTCATCTTCCTGCCTCTGGTGTACGATGTGGGTGTGGCCATGGACCAGCCTCACCCCAACCTTCTTGTTATGGGTGGCGTTCTAATGTGCAGCGCTGCGATGGGTCTGCCTACCAGCGGTTTCCCCAATATGA CTGCCATTATGAAAGAGGACGCTACCGGTCAACGCTACCTGAGCGTGAAACACTTTATCAGCAGAGGTGTTCCAAGCAGTTTGCTTACCTTGGTCGTCGTAGTAACACTTGGATATGGTATTATGGAAGTGGCAGGTTTGGACTGA